GGAAAAGGGTTGCGGCGGTACGAAGAAATTCGTACCGCCGCTGGCATGTCCACCGGGTTACCAAGCGTCCTCGATATGTTGCCCATCAGGTCGGGAACTTTGCCCGTCCCTGGTGCGGCTGGCCCGTAATCGACGGGTCGACGTCGCGTGGGTGCTCGGTGTTCATGCTCGGTCCGTGGGGCCAAATGCGTTATTAAGGTGATCCTCTCGGATGTCCTTGGTCTCGCGGGCCGTTAACCCCTTTGTACTCCAGGACCGGAGGAAGCGAAACCCCTGCCTGCGCTTCTTTACTTTTGCTCGCAAACAGGAACAAATGGGTCACATGGCGGTCGTTCGGCGTCTGTTCGCGTACCAGACGAGGCCGGCGGTCGCGGCCGCCGCACCTATGGCGGCGGCCGCGACGAGGGCCGGACGGGGCGGCACGGAGAACGTGGGGATCCGCTGCTTCAGCCGGACCGGACGGTGGAAGTCGAGAATCGGCCACCCGCGCGCGAGGGCCTCGCGGCGCAGTGTGCGGTCCGGGTTCACGGCGTGCGGGTTGCCGACCGACTGCAGCATCGGCAGGTCGGTCGCCGAGTCGCTGTAGGCGTAGCAGCGCTCCAGGTCGTACCCCTCGGACGCGGCCAGCTCCTTCACCGCCTCCGCCTTGGTGGGGCCGTACGCGTAGTACTCCACCTCGCCCGTGTAGCAGCCGTCGTCCCCCACGATCATGCGGGTCGCGACCACGCGGTCCGCGCCGAGCAACTCGCCGATGGGCTCGACGACTTCGGCGCCCGAGGTCGACACGATGACGACATCGCGGCCGGCGGTGTGGTGCTCCTCGATGAGGGAGGCCGCCTCGTCGTAGATGATCGGGTCGATCAGGTCGTGCAGGGTCTCGGCGACGATCTCCCTGACCTGCTGGACGTTCCAGCCGCGGCACATGGCGGAGAGGTACTCCCGCATGCGCTCCATCTGGTCGTGGTCGGCGCCGCCCAGGAGGAAGACGAACTGGGCATATGCGGTGCGCAAGGCGGCGCGGCGGTTGATCAGACCGCCTTGGTAGAAGGACTTGCCGAACGTGAGCGTGCTCGACTTCGCAATGACCGTCTTGTCCAGGTCAAAGAAGGCCGCTGTGCGGGGCCACGACTGGTTTTCCACAACTCTGAGCATAGGGGGAGCCCATTCGGCGTAAGGTGGGCGTGTGGGTTTGCCTGAGAGGGCTCTCGGGTACACCATGGAAGTCACGGATCGTTCGCGACCGTGCTAACCCGGTCCGGCTCCTCCCCCCCCGAGTCGGCCGTGGAGACGACCCCCGCTCTCCCCCCCGGCGGGGGTCGTCGCATGTCCGGGTGGGTTTTTCCTTTCTTGAGGTGGTTGTACCGCCGTGTCCAGGCGGTCGCGACCGCCTCTTCCGCATGCCCATGATCCGTCACTCTGTGTAGCCGTGGGGCTCCTCTGGGGAAATCGCGGGAGTCGGTACCGGACTCACCGGTTTGGGGGATGGCGATATTCACAACCGCTGAGTTGTCCACAGTTATCGACCAAGATCCACACGATTTCCCGCATCGCTGCACCGTGATTCCAGCGTGTCCCGCTCGGACCGAGTTCATGACCGGTTCCGGTTTGTCGGGCGGCTTCGGCCGGTTTCTGTCGGCCGTTCATATGGGGACCGGTTGCCGGTCCTTCACACGTTTGGGAATCGCGGGGCCACAGGGGCCGCGCGAGAGAAGCAGCGAAAGGGGATGGAGACCGTGGCCGGAGCCGTCACTCACGAACCGCCGCCCGCAGCCTCGGGGCGGCAGGCCGGACCACTGATCGTCACGGAGGACGTCGACCTGCTGGACGACCTGCTGCGGTTGTGCGCCGCGGCCGGGGCGACACCGGAGGTCCACCACTGCGTGCCGGAACGCGCGGGCGGCTGGGAGGCCGCGCCCCTGGTGCTGGTCGGCGACGACGCGGCCCGCCGGGTGCGCGGGGCCGCCCGCCGACGAGGGGTGGTGCTCGTCGGCCGCGACCAGGACGACTCCGGTGTCTGGCGCCGGGCCGTCGAGATCGGCGCCGACCACGTGCTGATGCTGCCCGACGGCGAACAGTGGCTCGTCGACCGCATCGCCGACGTCGCCGAGGGGATCGGCAGGCCCGCCCTCACCGTGGGTGTCATCGGCGGCCGTGGCGGGGCCGGAGCCTCCACGCTCGCGTGCGCCCTCGCCGTCACCTCCGCGCGCGAGGGGCTGCGCACCCTCCTCGTGGACGCCGATCCGCTCGGCGGCGGACTCGACGTACTCCTCGGCGGCGAGACAGCGGAGGGGCTGCGCTGGCCCGCCTTCGCCGCCTCCCGCGGCCGGGTCGGCGGCGGCGCGCTGGAGGAGTCGCTGCCGCAGCTGCACTCCCTGAGGGTGCTCAGCTGGGACCGCGGCGACTGCGTGGCCGTCCCGGCGCAGGCCATACGGGCGGTGCTCGCCGCCGCCCGGCGCCGCGGCGGCGCGGTCGTCGTCGACCTCCCGCGCCGGGTCGACGACGGGGTCGCCGAGGCACTCTCCCAGCTTGACCTGGGACTCCTCGTCGTTCCGGCGGAACTGCGGGCGGTCGCCGCGGCCGGACGGGTGGCCTCCGCGGCGGGCATGATCCTGCGCGACCTGCGCGTGGCGGTCCGCGGACCGTACGCGCCCGGCCTCGACGACCGCGAAGTGGCCCGGCTGCTCGGTCTGCCCCTGGCGGGCGAGGTACCGGTCGAGGCCGGCCTGGTACGCCCCGGCGAGGGCAAGGCGCCGCCCGGCGCCGGCGGGCGCGGCCCCCTCGCCCGGTTCTGCCGACAGTTCTGGGAGCGGGCGCTCGTCGAGGCGGGTGCGACATGACCGCGGCACCGGGGCTGCTCGACGGCGTACGGCAGTGGCTGGTCGAGAGCGGGGCCGAGCCGACGCCCGCGCACGTGGCGCAGGCACTGCGGGAGCAGGGGCGGGTCCTCGGGGACGCCGAGGTCCTCGGGGCGGCCGAGCGACTGCGCTCCGAACTGGTCGGCAGCGGACCGCTGGAGCCGCTGCTCGCCGATCCGTCGGTGACCGACGTGCTGGTGTCGGCCCCCGACCGGGTCTGGGTGGATCGGGGCGGCGGACTGGAACTGACGTCGGTCTCCTTCGCCGACCCCGCGGCCGTACGACGGCTGGCGCAGCGACTGGCCGCGGTGGCCGGGCGGCGCCTCGACGACGCCCGGCCGTGGGTCGACGCCCGCCTGCCCGACGGGACCCGGTTGCACGCGGTGCTGCCACCGGTGGCCGTCGGCTGCACCTGTCTGTCGCTGCGGGTGGTACGGCCGCGCGCGTTCACGCTGGACGAACTGGTCGCGGCGGGCACGGTGCCGCCGGGCGGGGAGCGGGTGCTGCGGGCCCTGGTCGAGGCACGGCTGTCCTTCCTCGTCAGCGGGGGCACCGGAAGCGGCAAGACGACACTGCTGAGCGCGCTGCTCGGCCTCGTCGGGACCGGTGAGCGGATCGTGCTCGCCGAGGACTCGGCGGAGCTCAGACCGGACCATCCGCACGTCGTACGGCTGGAGACCAGACCCGCCAACCAGGAGGGCGCGGGACTGGTCGCCCTCGAGGACCTGGTGCGGCAGGCACTGCGGATGCGCCCGGACCGGCTCGTCGTGGGGGAGGTGCGCGGCCCTGAAGTGGTGCATCTGCTGGCCGCGTTGAACACCGGGCACGAGGGCGGCTGCGGCACCGTCCACGCGAACGCCGCCGGCGACGTCCCCGCCCGGCTGGAGGCCCTCGGTACGGCGGCCGGACTCGACCGGGCCGCGCTGCACAGCCAGTTGGCGGCCGCGCTGTCGGTGGTCCTGCACCTCGTACGGGACCGGACCGGCCGGCGGCGCATCGCCGAGGTGCACGTCCTGGAACGGGACGGGTCGGGTCTGGTGCGGACGGTGCCGGCGCTGCGATGGGGCGCTGAGGAGTTCGTGCGCGAGCGGGGCTGGGTGCGGCTGCGGGAACTGCTCGGCGGCCGTGAGGGCGGTCGAACGGGTGAGGGCGAGGACGGGAGCGGGAGGACGTGGTGACGGGTGAGGGCGAGGACGGCAGCGGGAGGACGTGCTGATGGGAGCGGGTGTGTTTGCGATGGGGGCGGCCGTGTTGTGCCTCGGGGTGATGGCCCTGTTGCTGGGCCGATGGCACTCCGGGGCGCGGCGGGCGCAGCTGTTGTTCGCCGGTGGTGGGGTGGTGGGCACGGGACCGCCGTCGTGGCGGGCGATGACCGGCCGACTGCGGCGTGTCCGCGGGCGGCTGGGGGCCGAGTGGTGGGCGCTGGCCGTTGGGCTGGTGCTGGCCGTGGTGGGCGCGTCGGTGGTACCGGTCGTCGCGGGGGCGGCCGGGGTGCCGTTGCTGCGACGGGTGCGGCTGGCGGGCCGGGACCGACGGGCACGCGAGGGCCGCGGGAACGCGGTGATCGGGCTGTGCGGGGCGCTCGCCGGGGAAGTGCGGGCCGGACGGCAGCCGGGAGAAGCACTGCCGCACGCCGCCCGTGACTCCGGCGGCCTCGGGGACGCGCAGGCGACGGTGCTGGCGGCGGCGCGGTTCGGCGGTGACGTACCGGGAGCGCTGGCGGTCGCAGCACGGCAACCGGGGGCCGAGGGACTGCTGGGGCTCGCCGCGTGCTGGCGGGTCGCCGTGGACCAGGGAGCCGGCCTCGCCGCCGGACTCGACCGGCTCGAAGCGGCCTTGCGAGCGGAACGGGACCAACGTGCCGACTTGCGCGCCCAGTTGGCGGGCGCCCGGTCCACGGCACTGATGCTCGCGGGACTGCCGGTCCTGGGGCTCGCCCTGGGCTCCGTACTGGGGGCCGATCCCCTGCGCGTACTTCTGCACACCGGGGCCGGCCTGGGCTGTCTCCTGGTCGGAGGCGTGCTGGAGGGCCTGGGGATGTGGTGGGCGATGCGGATCGTGCGGGGAGCCGAGGCGGCGTGAAGACGGGGAGCGGGACCGGAACGAGGAGGCGGAAGCGATGAGTTCGGAAGTTTTCCACAGGCTGTTGGTGATCGTGGGGATCGTGCCGGTCATCGTGTGGGCGCTGCGGTGGCTGGAGTCGGTGCGG
The sequence above is drawn from the Streptomyces sp. SLBN-31 genome and encodes:
- a CDS encoding HAD family phosphatase — encoded protein: MLRVVENQSWPRTAAFFDLDKTVIAKSSTLTFGKSFYQGGLINRRAALRTAYAQFVFLLGGADHDQMERMREYLSAMCRGWNVQQVREIVAETLHDLIDPIIYDEAASLIEEHHTAGRDVVIVSTSGAEVVEPIGELLGADRVVATRMIVGDDGCYTGEVEYYAYGPTKAEAVKELAASEGYDLERCYAYSDSATDLPMLQSVGNPHAVNPDRTLRREALARGWPILDFHRPVRLKQRIPTFSVPPRPALVAAAAIGAAAATAGLVWYANRRRTTAM
- the ssd gene encoding septum site-determining protein Ssd; translation: METVAGAVTHEPPPAASGRQAGPLIVTEDVDLLDDLLRLCAAAGATPEVHHCVPERAGGWEAAPLVLVGDDAARRVRGAARRRGVVLVGRDQDDSGVWRRAVEIGADHVLMLPDGEQWLVDRIADVAEGIGRPALTVGVIGGRGGAGASTLACALAVTSAREGLRTLLVDADPLGGGLDVLLGGETAEGLRWPAFAASRGRVGGGALEESLPQLHSLRVLSWDRGDCVAVPAQAIRAVLAAARRRGGAVVVDLPRRVDDGVAEALSQLDLGLLVVPAELRAVAAAGRVASAAGMILRDLRVAVRGPYAPGLDDREVARLLGLPLAGEVPVEAGLVRPGEGKAPPGAGGRGPLARFCRQFWERALVEAGAT
- a CDS encoding TadA family conjugal transfer-associated ATPase, which gives rise to MTAAPGLLDGVRQWLVESGAEPTPAHVAQALREQGRVLGDAEVLGAAERLRSELVGSGPLEPLLADPSVTDVLVSAPDRVWVDRGGGLELTSVSFADPAAVRRLAQRLAAVAGRRLDDARPWVDARLPDGTRLHAVLPPVAVGCTCLSLRVVRPRAFTLDELVAAGTVPPGGERVLRALVEARLSFLVSGGTGSGKTTLLSALLGLVGTGERIVLAEDSAELRPDHPHVVRLETRPANQEGAGLVALEDLVRQALRMRPDRLVVGEVRGPEVVHLLAALNTGHEGGCGTVHANAAGDVPARLEALGTAAGLDRAALHSQLAAALSVVLHLVRDRTGRRRIAEVHVLERDGSGLVRTVPALRWGAEEFVRERGWVRLRELLGGREGGRTGEGEDGSGRTW
- a CDS encoding type II secretion system F family protein → MGAGVFAMGAAVLCLGVMALLLGRWHSGARRAQLLFAGGGVVGTGPPSWRAMTGRLRRVRGRLGAEWWALAVGLVLAVVGASVVPVVAGAAGVPLLRRVRLAGRDRRAREGRGNAVIGLCGALAGEVRAGRQPGEALPHAARDSGGLGDAQATVLAAARFGGDVPGALAVAARQPGAEGLLGLAACWRVAVDQGAGLAAGLDRLEAALRAERDQRADLRAQLAGARSTALMLAGLPVLGLALGSVLGADPLRVLLHTGAGLGCLLVGGVLEGLGMWWAMRIVRGAEAA